The sequence TTAACGAAAAGTTGTACATAAGCTTGCTCTTTATTCTGTTTATAGCTCTAACGAAATACCTAGGGATGAGAAAAGAACAGATACTGCTGATGAGTGGTGTCATGGGGATAGTTTTCTCGCTAATAGTTGGTTACATCTCAAAAAGCGAGGACGGTAAAAAAATGTACTCAGCCACCTATGAATCTATGATTGATGCTGGAAAAACAAGCACAAGTGTAATGCTGGCAGCAGCAAGTGCTGGGCTCATCCAAGGGGTGCTTACAATGACGGGATTAGTGACAAGTTTGGGATACAAGTTAATTGACCTAACAGCAGGAAACCTTTGGCTTTTACTCATGCTGACAATGATATTCAGCTTAATCTTGGGAATGGGTGTGCCAACAACGGCAAATTATATCATAACATCTCTCGTGGCCGCCCCAGCAATATACAATGCGGTCTTAGGACTACAGCCATATAGCTCTCCAGTTCCAGGGTTTACGACTCCAATAGCCCTCCTAGCTGCACACTTCTTTGTATTCTACTTTGGAATACTAGCCGATGTCACGCCACCAGTAGCTTTAGCCTCCTATGCAGGCTCAGCTTTAGCGGGAGGGGACTTCTGGAAGACAGCAATGAATGCCGTAAAATATGCATTGGCAGGATATATTGGACCCTACATATATTTCACCCATCCAGAGATGTTCTTAATAACCGTAGAAAATTGGACGGCAACAACAGTCCTTCAAGTACTTTACGACTTTGGGGCTACACTTTTGGTCATGTATCTCCTGGCAGTCTCACTCACCGGCTGGTTCCAGAAAAACCTTAGAAAAGAGATAAGAGCAGTTATTGGAGCAATAGGCATTGCTGCAGCAAGCCTTCATGTAGTCCCGGTTGCAGTTGGAGTAATAGTTGCCATAGGGCTTAGGCTTTTTGGGAAAAAGCTCATGGGCTGACTTCTTCTTTTGTTTTTTGCAGTTCCTTAATTATTGATTGAGTCAGGTTTTGGATGTTCTGAGCGGCATTTAGGACGGTTTTTCTAACGAGCCGGACTACAATAAACACTATAATGATGACAATGGCTATCATCATCAAGTACTCTATAGCCGCCTGGGCATTCCTCTTCATTATTTCATCCTCCGAGAGCTTGGGCTATCTGCTTAGCAACGAAACCTGAAGCTATTATAAAGCCAATTGCAACTGCGGATGTTATTACCACAAATTCGATTATCTTGTCTAAAATATACATAAGTATTTTCTTTTCTTTTTCATGGAATTCCATACAACCACCACCTTTGAAATAATGAAATAAAGATTAATAAATCTTTAGTTGTGGGAAATTAGTAAAGCATGACTTCGAAGCCGAGTTCACTCAACAGGTCAGCAAGTTCCTCACTGTCCACATAAGCTAAGAGATGATGATTTCCAAGAGTTCCATCAATAAAGTCTTTTGCCTCCTCGATTTTGAGCTTCATCTGCGTCCTGCACCTGTGTTCGCTCCTTTCTTGCTCTACCACCTCGACACCTGCCACCACAGCCTTTCTGCCCCTAATCTTCAAGAGTGATGCCTTTCCTTTGGGAAGGCCTACAGCCACTCCAACACCTTTTCCACTTTCAAAGTGAGATCTAAGAATGTAGTCGCTTATTAAAGGTGCAGTACAATGAGCCAGTATTATATGACTTTCACCGTAGTCTGTTATATTACCCATAAAAGCGGGTTTGTCAAAGAATTTCTTTATCAGCATCATCCCCAGTAGAGAGTTTAGCTCTCCCTCACATGCAGCAGGAATTCCTTCAGCGTTGAGCATTGCCAAAGCTAAGCATGGGGTAGCTTTAAGTTTGTTCAGCATTTCAAAGCATCCTATTGCAAATCCATCCAAATTGTAGTCTTCAATTATTTTCTTAAGGGCCACATATATCCTGCCCGCCTTTACAAGATCCTCCCTCTGGGGTTCCTTAATTTCCTTGGCTTTTGCGATTATTTCTTCGACAGCTTTCCATCCTTCAGCTTCCGTTGTTGAGTCGTAGTATTCATAGAACTTCTTCAGGCTTATGTGAACATAGGGAAGTTCAAACTTCTCGTTTATGAGCCATATAGACGTTCTTCCAATTAATCCCAGTCTAAGGTTTAGAAACTTCTCCAACATATCTCTCATATCTTCATACCCCAGAATAGCGGCTTTAAGCTCATCAAAGGTTTTCACCAGCGTCGCTGGAATCAACCTGTCTCTGAAATATTCTCTAA comes from Thermococcus aggregans and encodes:
- a CDS encoding L-arabinose isomerase family protein — protein: MKVGVAFGISELANPKVFEKKASEFLMKLANEFEIEGGVFVSSKSETREVDFKDVDVIVLYPLTGGTENPLKEFAYYRKPIILFGDPFNNSIAAAIELREYFRDRLIPATLVKTFDELKAAILGYEDMRDMLEKFLNLRLGLIGRTSIWLINEKFELPYVHISLKKFYEYYDSTTEAEGWKAVEEIIAKAKEIKEPQREDLVKAGRIYVALKKIIEDYNLDGFAIGCFEMLNKLKATPCLALAMLNAEGIPAACEGELNSLLGMMLIKKFFDKPAFMGNITDYGESHIILAHCTAPLISDYILRSHFESGKGVGVAVGLPKGKASLLKIRGRKAVVAGVEVVEQERSEHRCRTQMKLKIEEAKDFIDGTLGNHHLLAYVDSEELADLLSELGFEVMLY